The following is a genomic window from Deltaproteobacteria bacterium.
AATCTATGTTGAGCGATTTTGACAAATTATGTATCAAATTATCATTGGTAAAAAGAATCAATTTTTTTATTGCATGAGCCTTTGCCGTAGAGTTGATGAATCTCAGTATTAATGCTTCGCCCTCGGCTCCATGCCATAGCTCGTGATCATTTTCAAAAAAAATAGGAATTATCGCAATCATCAGTCTATTCTAATTCGAAATCAAAAAGACCTTGTTTAATTACTTCTTCAGCTAGAACGAAATCCGCCAGTGAATCAATATCAATAAGACTTACAGGGTCTTTAATTACATGAAGGTAAGGTCTGTCAAAGAAACCAAAAATAGACCCGAGGAAGAGTCCGTATTGTCTGAAAAACGATTTCTTGGGTGCCGCTCCATTGAAAGATCTGAAATTCAACAAAGGAGCAATACATTCGGCTCCATTTTTTGAAAAAATACTTAAATTTGTGTGAGTAATTAATTTAACGGTATTAACCGGGCTGTACCCTTCAAGTCCTTTACTCACAAGAAAATCCACAAGCTTTGGAGTTCTGAACGGGTGGGTCGGGTAAAGAGTCACCAATACATTGGGGGAATAGCCACCATCTCGCAACTTATTAACAGTAAAATTGATTCCATCACCAACACTTGAACGATCCTGAGCCATTTCTTTCGGTCTCAAAAACGGGACCTCGGCCCCAAAGCTTTCAGAGATTTCCGCGATCTCTTCATCTTCCGTGGACACCACCACACGGTCTATCAATTTAGCCCTTAGTGCGACTTCAATTGAATAAGCTATAAGAGGCTTGCCGCAAAGGTCCCGGATATTCTTTCTTGGAAGCCCTTTAGAGCCTCCACGCGCTGGGATGATGGCAAGAACTTCGGGTTTATGCCCATGTCCTTTCAGGGGATGGTTGATATCGGCATCATTCATAGCGTTTGATAGATAGCCATGAGTAAAGAGATGACCTTTTGCTCCGTCCAGCAACCTTCCATGAAAAGGCGGCTTGATCGGCCGATCTGATCCCGCAACTCGGCATCCACCACGAGTTCGGTCAATCGGTCTTCCAGTTCCTCCCGGTTCCTCGCAATCACCCAGGGGAGGGTATCGGACCCCGTGAATTCCCTGATGCAGCGGATGTTCCAATCATCCAACCCTGCAATCACCGGTTTACCCTGGCTGAGGGACTCCAGGGAGGCGATCCCGAACCACCCGCGCATGTGGTCAAAGACCACGTGGCAAGCACGTTTGATTCGGAGACATTCTTTGTACGGAAGAAGCTCGATGATGATTGGTTCGATCCGGCCGGGGAATTTCTTTTTGAGATTATCAATGGCCTCTTTGAATTCCCTTGTGTGCTTGTGGTATTTCCTGGTCGGGGATTGGCAGATCCTCACCGAGGTGGAGGGAAGGGAATCATCGTATCGAGGAAGGAAAAGCGGATCGTTCAGGGGTACGAGGTTGGGAACCCAGGTGGCATTCTCTGCCACCTTGAGAAGGTCGGGGGTGCTCACGATGACCCTGCGGCCCAGTTTTCTGTACTTCTCATTGTAGACCTGAGCATTGATGATAAAGTCCGGGTGTCCGTGATGGTGATGGAGAATCCGTTTTCCCTTAATATAGTCCCTGATCACCAGTGGGCCGAGGTGGGAGTTCTCGTCCCTCAGCACATGGAAATGTATGATGTCTGCCTCTTTCAAGAGTTGCTCCACCTCGCCGAAATCGTCATCACGGATATCCGGGAGGTGAATGTCCTTGTCATAGTCGAACCCGTATTTTTCCGCGGTCGTGATCAACCGGCAGCGGTGATCGGTATAGCGGTTGATGGCGTGGGTGAAGGCGATTCCCATGCCGGCCGGGTCATTGTCGGTGATCATGAGGATATTCATTTAAATGGCCTCTTTTCAAAGGTCTCAGGTCTCCTAAGATGCGGGCACAGCTCCGCCCCTTGGATTACATGGGGAAAAGGCTATAACTCCCTGAAAAAAGATTACATATTGGTACTAAAGGGTTTTTGTTCTTCGGGATATCCGTCGTTAGATGCTTCCGGGTCCTGTAAAAATCGATAATTGTCCATTCAGTGAATGGTTAATATCTGAATCGACCTCTTTCGATAAAAACTTTACTCCCTGGTCGAAGACGGGCGGCCGCCTTTAATAAAGCCGGCTACCTGCATCTTCTCAGCCTGGTCCTGGCGATTTTTTCGGATTCAAAAACCCTCTTTACCCCGTCACCCAGTGCCTTTTCGATCTCCCGGATATCCCTGACAAGGCGCTCGAGGTCCCAGGGCTCAAGGGAGGCTGATTGGT
Proteins encoded in this region:
- a CDS encoding acylneuraminate cytidylyltransferase family protein, with translation MNDADINHPLKGHGHKPEVLAIIPARGGSKGLPRKNIRDLCGKPLIAYSIEVALRAKLIDRVVVSTEDEEIAEISESFGAEVPFLRPKEMAQDRSSVGDGINFTVNKLRDGGYSPNVLVTLYPTHPFRTPKLVDFLVSKGLEGYSPVNTVKLITHTNLSIFSKNGAECIAPLLNFRSFNGAAPKKSFFRQYGLFLGSIFGFFDRPYLHVIKDPVSLIDIDSLADFVLAEEVIKQGLFDFELE
- a CDS encoding glycosyltransferase; translation: MNILMITDNDPAGMGIAFTHAINRYTDHRCRLITTAEKYGFDYDKDIHLPDIRDDDFGEVEQLLKEADIIHFHVLRDENSHLGPLVIRDYIKGKRILHHHHGHPDFIINAQVYNEKYRKLGRRVIVSTPDLLKVAENATWVPNLVPLNDPLFLPRYDDSLPSTSVRICQSPTRKYHKHTREFKEAIDNLKKKFPGRIEPIIIELLPYKECLRIKRACHVVFDHMRGWFGIASLESLSQGKPVIAGLDDWNIRCIREFTGSDTLPWVIARNREELEDRLTELVVDAELRDQIGRSSRLFMEGCWTEQKVISLLMAIYQTL